Proteins encoded within one genomic window of Triticum aestivum cultivar Chinese Spring chromosome 2D, IWGSC CS RefSeq v2.1, whole genome shotgun sequence:
- the LOC123049595 gene encoding uncharacterized protein, producing the protein MASSSEKAPSPAAADLPERGKITVAGGKPKGKTRRMTQEEIDSYIRYKGVRIPVDSVRRASKLRLALTNLDDLGSLPVSPDDLDDYVTNMIREVNAIEDDFQKERDEIAKEYYAKGYVEREVSDDDEAGASNARVEMGSPSPRTGSTVTVRKLN; encoded by the coding sequence ATGGCGAGTTCGTCGGAGAAGGCGCCTTCCCCTGCAGCGGCGGATCTGCCGGAGCGAGGTAAGATTACGGTGGCCGGCGGCAAACCAAAGGGGAAAACGAGGAGGATGACGCAGGAGGAGATCGACAGCTACATCCGGTACAAGGGCGTGCGCATCCCCGTCGACTCCGTCCGCAGGGCGAGCAAGCTGAGGCTGGCCCTCACCAACCTCGACGACCTCGGCAGCCTCCCGGTGTCCCCGGACGACCTGGACGACTACGTCACCAACATGATCCGGGAGGTGAACGCGATCGAGGATGACTTCCAGAAAGAGAGAGACGAGATCGCCAAGGAGTACTACGCAAAGGGCTACGTCGAGCGCGaggtcagcgacgacgacgaagcAGGAGCCAGCAACGCCCGTGTGGAGATGGGCTCGCCCTCGCCCAGGACCGGAAGCACCGTAACCGTAAGGAAGCTCAactga